In a genomic window of Sandaracinaceae bacterium:
- a CDS encoding N-acetyltransferase: MKVTRVNGVGAIPAATWDALAGEDDPFAEHAFLSTLEDSGSVGGRSGWEPEHVLVHADGQLVGALPLYRKQHSYGEYIFDFAWANASSRLGAPYYPKLVGMTPLTPATGTRLLVHPEADRGAVVRALLDGALAAADELRASSIHLNFLSAQEAEDVAAHGAFMPRTTHQFHFHNEGYATFEDFVGRFRSSMRKKLRKERRAVTEGGLDVGVTTGDALSAEDWSLLRSFYLDTCYRKGSEPYLSESFFTLLAERCAHRVVVGYARRNGSLVAASLNFEKGKHLYGRYWGCDESHEMLHFELCYYQLIDRAISRGLTRFEAGAQGTHKVRRGLMPSAIHSAHFIKHPVLRDAVADYLPREREGVLHEMEALAEHGPFRRGDEE, translated from the coding sequence ATGAAGGTCACGCGAGTGAACGGCGTGGGGGCCATCCCCGCGGCCACCTGGGACGCCCTCGCAGGCGAAGACGACCCCTTTGCGGAGCACGCTTTCCTGTCCACGCTCGAAGACTCGGGCTCCGTGGGGGGGCGCTCGGGCTGGGAGCCGGAGCATGTGCTGGTGCACGCCGACGGCCAGCTGGTGGGGGCGCTGCCGCTCTACCGCAAGCAGCACAGCTACGGCGAGTACATCTTCGACTTCGCGTGGGCCAACGCGTCGTCGCGCCTAGGGGCGCCGTACTACCCGAAGCTGGTGGGCATGACGCCGCTCACCCCCGCCACGGGCACGCGGCTCTTGGTGCACCCCGAGGCGGACCGCGGCGCCGTGGTGCGCGCGCTGCTGGATGGGGCGCTGGCGGCCGCCGACGAGCTGCGGGCGTCGTCCATCCACCTCAACTTCCTGAGCGCGCAGGAGGCCGAGGACGTGGCGGCCCATGGCGCCTTCATGCCGCGCACCACTCACCAGTTCCACTTCCACAACGAGGGCTACGCCACGTTCGAGGACTTCGTGGGGCGCTTTCGCTCGTCCATGCGCAAGAAGCTGCGCAAGGAGCGGCGCGCCGTGACCGAGGGCGGGCTCGACGTGGGCGTCACCACGGGGGACGCGCTCTCGGCCGAGGACTGGTCGCTGCTGCGCTCGTTCTACCTGGACACCTGCTACCGCAAGGGCAGCGAGCCCTACCTGAGCGAGTCGTTCTTCACGCTGCTGGCCGAGCGCTGCGCGCACCGCGTGGTGGTGGGCTATGCCCGACGTAACGGTTCGCTCGTGGCGGCGTCTCTCAACTTCGAGAAAGGCAAGCACCTCTACGGCCGCTACTGGGGCTGTGACGAGAGCCACGAGATGCTCCACTTCGAGCTCTGCTACTACCAGCTGATCGACCGCGCCATCTCGCGCGGGCTCACCCGCTTCGAGGCCGGCGCGCAGGGCACCCACAAGGTGCGCCGCGGGCTCATGCCCAGCGCCATCCACAGCGCGCACTTCATCAAACACCCCGTGCTGCGCGATGCCGTGGCGGACTACCTGCCGCGCGAGCGTGAGGGCGTGCTGCACGAGATGGAGGCGCTGGCCGAGCACGGCCCCTTCCGGCGCGGAGACGAAGAATGA
- a CDS encoding hybrid sensor histidine kinase/response regulator: MSDGFGNMSMLELFREEMDAHAAALDTGLLALEASPDDRATLDALMRAAHSIKGAAKIVGLDAGVQIAHAMEDVFVSARAGELRIHRAMIDAELACVDLLRQLAACDEPAAKAFKDTRKDDVAAALAGLLAARAAPPPGPLRPVTPKVAEQPTVAPSVHAASAVAAESAASSEPVDNRPAQSADARERVIRVAAESMSRVLNLASEALVASGRLQGAVDGLRETRTRHLGLAEVLDELHDLLRASPLALGLVDEARQRSSELAQAVSERLDELEDETRRSHDLASRLHREVLASRMRPLDEGISKYPRVVRDLGRALGKEVKLEIVGGTVGVDRDILDKLDAPLGHLLRNAVDHGLETPAERVAKGKSEQGTLRIEARHRAGLLAVAISDDGRGIDVEKIRTRISERGFASAANAANLDTRELLEFLFLPGFSTRDAVTELSGRGVGLDVVQSTIREVGGDVRIVSHLGFGTRFELELPLTRSVVRCLHIEVAGAPHAIALHRVERVVRSSREQVSTIEGREQMMVDGHSVGLVTLAEVLELGQGSSREDALDVVVIGDRQDRFGLVVDRIIGELELVLRPLDPRLGRVQDVIAIAMGRDGSPIVVLDVDDLARSCASLARRGRPRLVSVDESRPRARKRVLVVDDSITVREVERQILENRGYEVVVATDGADGWNAVRAGEFDLVITDVDMPRMNGLELTRAIKDHPRLRVLPVMIVSYKERDADRMRGLEAGADYYLGKTSFHDETLARAVEELIGGPS; the protein is encoded by the coding sequence ATGAGCGACGGCTTCGGCAACATGAGCATGCTCGAGCTGTTCCGTGAGGAGATGGACGCGCACGCGGCCGCCCTCGATACGGGACTCCTGGCGCTCGAAGCGTCCCCCGATGACCGCGCGACGCTCGATGCGTTGATGCGCGCTGCGCACTCGATCAAGGGCGCGGCGAAGATCGTCGGGCTCGACGCTGGCGTGCAGATCGCGCACGCCATGGAGGACGTCTTCGTCTCCGCTCGCGCCGGGGAGCTGCGCATTCATCGCGCCATGATCGACGCGGAGCTCGCGTGCGTGGACCTCCTGAGGCAGCTGGCGGCGTGCGACGAGCCGGCCGCCAAGGCGTTCAAAGACACGCGCAAGGATGACGTCGCGGCGGCGCTGGCCGGTCTCCTCGCCGCACGGGCGGCCCCCCCACCGGGCCCTCTCCGTCCGGTCACGCCCAAGGTGGCGGAACAGCCGACGGTCGCCCCCAGCGTGCACGCTGCGTCCGCCGTCGCAGCCGAGTCGGCTGCCTCGAGCGAGCCCGTCGACAACCGTCCCGCGCAGTCCGCCGATGCTCGCGAGCGGGTGATTCGCGTCGCGGCGGAGAGCATGAGTCGCGTGCTCAACTTGGCGAGCGAGGCGCTCGTTGCCTCGGGCCGCCTCCAGGGCGCCGTCGATGGTCTTCGCGAGACGCGCACGCGGCACCTTGGCCTGGCCGAGGTCCTCGACGAACTCCACGATCTGCTGCGCGCGTCGCCGCTCGCGCTCGGCCTAGTGGACGAAGCACGACAGCGTTCGAGTGAGCTCGCTCAGGCCGTGTCCGAGCGCTTGGACGAACTCGAGGACGAGACCCGCAGGTCCCACGATCTCGCCTCGCGCCTGCATCGCGAAGTCCTGGCGTCGCGCATGCGTCCGCTCGACGAGGGCATCTCGAAGTACCCCCGCGTGGTGAGGGATCTCGGCCGCGCGCTGGGCAAGGAGGTCAAGCTGGAGATCGTCGGTGGAACGGTCGGTGTGGACCGGGACATCCTGGACAAGCTCGACGCTCCGCTCGGGCATCTTCTCCGCAACGCCGTGGACCATGGCCTCGAGACTCCGGCCGAGCGCGTGGCCAAGGGAAAGAGCGAGCAGGGAACGCTCCGCATCGAGGCACGCCATCGCGCCGGTCTGCTGGCCGTCGCCATCAGTGATGACGGCCGCGGCATCGACGTGGAGAAGATTCGCACACGGATCTCGGAGCGCGGCTTCGCTTCGGCCGCGAACGCAGCCAACCTCGACACACGCGAGTTGCTCGAGTTCTTGTTCCTGCCCGGGTTCTCGACGCGGGACGCGGTCACCGAGCTCTCGGGACGCGGCGTTGGCCTCGACGTCGTCCAGAGCACCATTCGGGAAGTCGGAGGCGACGTGCGCATCGTGTCGCACCTCGGGTTCGGAACTCGCTTCGAGCTCGAGCTTCCCCTCACGCGTTCGGTCGTGCGCTGCCTCCACATCGAGGTAGCCGGGGCGCCACACGCGATCGCGCTTCACAGGGTGGAGCGCGTGGTGCGCAGTTCGCGCGAGCAAGTGTCCACCATCGAGGGACGCGAGCAGATGATGGTCGACGGACACTCGGTCGGGCTCGTCACGCTCGCAGAGGTCTTGGAGCTGGGCCAGGGCAGCTCGCGCGAAGACGCACTCGATGTCGTCGTCATCGGCGATCGTCAAGACCGCTTTGGGCTGGTGGTCGATCGAATCATCGGAGAGCTGGAGCTGGTCCTTCGTCCGCTCGACCCTCGCCTCGGACGCGTGCAGGACGTCATCGCCATCGCCATGGGAAGAGATGGGAGTCCAATCGTGGTGCTCGACGTCGACGATCTGGCGCGGTCGTGCGCGTCGCTCGCGCGGCGGGGACGTCCACGACTCGTGTCGGTCGACGAGAGCCGCCCCCGCGCAAGGAAGCGAGTGCTCGTCGTGGACGACTCGATCACGGTCCGCGAAGTGGAGCGGCAGATCCTGGAGAACCGTGGCTACGAAGTCGTCGTCGCGACCGACGGCGCGGATGGCTGGAACGCCGTTCGCGCGGGCGAGTTCGACCTGGTGATCACCGACGTCGATATGCCACGAATGAACGGACTCGAGCTGACCCGCGCGATCAAGGATCACCCGCGTCTTCGGGTGCTTCCCGTGATGATCGTCTCGTACAAGGAGCGCGACGCCGATCGCATGCGAGGCCTCGAAGCCGGGGCGGACTACTACCTCGGCAAGACCAGCTTCCACGACGAGACGCTGGCGCGGGCGGTCGAAGAGCTGATCGGGGGCCCCTCGTGA
- a CDS encoding chemotaxis protein CheW, translated as MSPTRDPAALVVHVGSDLFAIPCTDVVSVLPLPELRPLPGAPAGLLGTFSYGGTIVPVIDLAQALTGVATEDCLAVRVVISSTRDGLVGVLVGRVADVRRVGASDRRLDVARHPVVADAVVIDGRPVHMLALGSALPPELRGLMAAP; from the coding sequence GTGAGCCCCACCCGCGACCCGGCAGCCCTCGTGGTTCATGTGGGTAGCGATCTCTTCGCCATCCCGTGCACGGACGTGGTCTCGGTCTTGCCGCTGCCAGAGCTGCGGCCGCTGCCGGGCGCACCTGCAGGGCTGCTCGGGACGTTCTCCTACGGAGGCACCATCGTTCCCGTGATCGACCTGGCCCAGGCGCTGACAGGGGTGGCCACCGAGGATTGTCTCGCTGTGCGCGTGGTGATCTCGAGCACGCGCGATGGCCTCGTCGGGGTCCTCGTCGGCCGGGTCGCCGACGTTCGCCGCGTGGGCGCTTCCGACCGGCGGCTCGACGTCGCGCGGCACCCGGTGGTCGCGGATGCGGTCGTCATCGACGGACGCCCGGTGCACATGCTCGCGCTCGGCAGTGCCCTCCCGCCCGAGCTCCGGGGACTGATGGCGGCACCATGA
- a CDS encoding DUF4336 domain-containing protein codes for MTELVRLADGVHALETTLRVLPGFHLPLRSTLLSLAGGELMVISPLRMDDELAARVSALGRVTHIASPNKFHHLFVGDAAARWPNAQVHLAPGLPEKLSKLGRVVPPHIVLPSDMPADATAVVLAGMPALSETLFFHAPSRTLVVTDLVFHVLGPTQGLFTGLILRMVGAHQRLAQGLELRLLVRDREAARQSLERVMALDFTRLVMAHGVVVEVDAKERLRAALRFMLTAPPGRQLRA; via the coding sequence ATGACCGAGCTCGTCCGCCTCGCCGACGGAGTCCACGCCCTCGAGACCACCCTGCGCGTGCTGCCGGGGTTTCACCTGCCGCTGCGCTCCACCCTGCTGAGCCTCGCGGGCGGCGAGCTGATGGTGATCTCGCCGCTGCGCATGGACGACGAGCTGGCGGCTCGCGTCTCTGCGCTGGGGCGGGTGACGCACATCGCGTCTCCCAACAAGTTTCACCACCTCTTCGTGGGCGACGCCGCCGCGCGCTGGCCCAATGCGCAGGTGCACCTCGCGCCCGGGCTGCCGGAGAAGCTCAGCAAGCTGGGCCGCGTGGTCCCGCCCCACATCGTGCTGCCCTCGGACATGCCGGCCGACGCCACCGCCGTGGTGCTCGCGGGCATGCCCGCCCTGAGCGAGACGCTCTTCTTTCATGCCCCCTCGCGCACGCTGGTGGTCACGGACCTGGTGTTCCACGTGCTGGGACCCACGCAGGGCCTGTTCACCGGCCTGATCCTGCGCATGGTCGGCGCCCACCAGCGGCTCGCGCAGGGCCTCGAGCTGCGCCTGCTGGTGCGTGACCGCGAGGCCGCGCGGCAGAGCCTCGAGCGCGTCATGGCGCTCGACTTCACGCGCTTGGTCATGGCCCACGGCGTGGTGGTGGAGGTGGACGCCAAGGAGCGCCTGCGTGCCGCGCTGCGCTTCATGCTGACGGCCCCGCCCGGGCGCCAGCTGCGGGCGTAG
- a CDS encoding tetratricopeptide repeat protein has translation MLRDHVGFSPATLGDAVYDDAIETRLRTTGLSQALWYEKLQRDPSELDALVEALVVPETWFFRDENPFVELARHALKRAPDTRTPLRVLSLPCASGEETYSIAIALREAGLQPSQFHVDGIDVSTAALSRAAAGLYRSVSFRSPRAEASKQTWFVPSGDQFALVPSARESVSFQRGNALDSKLLRGAPPYDVIFCRNLLIYFDRAARESLVATLRSSLTVGGLLFVGHAESLTGFDNGLRRLPDVRAFGYERIKDGEAVLTLAQPPRLLSTQHHTKQPAREHRAAVPVGPSPSSVAVPAATSDTADRAHDPLGAARALANQGALAEARTLVEEALSSPSADAFHLLGMICQEEGRFDEAERCLTRAIYLDSEHYASLVNMALLRERRGDPSAAQFRARASRQRMKSGES, from the coding sequence TTGCTCCGGGACCATGTGGGGTTCTCCCCCGCGACGCTCGGTGACGCCGTGTACGACGACGCCATCGAGACACGGTTGCGCACGACGGGGCTCTCGCAGGCGCTCTGGTACGAGAAGCTGCAGCGCGACCCGTCGGAGCTCGACGCTCTGGTGGAGGCTCTCGTCGTTCCGGAGACGTGGTTCTTTCGCGACGAGAACCCCTTCGTCGAGCTCGCACGCCACGCGCTGAAGCGTGCGCCCGACACCCGCACGCCGCTCCGTGTGCTGAGCCTCCCTTGCGCGAGTGGCGAGGAGACGTACTCCATCGCGATAGCGCTCAGGGAGGCGGGCCTGCAACCGTCTCAGTTCCACGTGGACGGCATCGACGTGAGCACTGCCGCGCTCTCGCGGGCGGCTGCAGGGCTCTACCGAAGCGTCTCGTTTCGAAGTCCACGCGCCGAGGCCTCGAAGCAAACCTGGTTCGTGCCGAGCGGCGATCAGTTCGCGCTCGTCCCGAGTGCGCGCGAGAGCGTCTCGTTCCAGCGGGGGAACGCCCTGGACTCGAAGCTGCTCCGCGGTGCCCCACCCTATGACGTCATCTTCTGCCGCAATCTCCTGATCTACTTCGATCGCGCGGCGCGCGAGTCGTTGGTGGCGACGCTGCGCTCGTCTCTGACGGTTGGCGGCCTGCTCTTCGTGGGTCATGCGGAGTCGCTCACGGGGTTCGACAACGGCCTGCGTCGGCTCCCCGATGTCCGGGCTTTCGGATACGAGCGCATCAAAGACGGCGAAGCGGTCCTCACGCTGGCACAGCCACCTCGGTTGCTCTCGACTCAACATCACACGAAGCAGCCTGCCAGGGAGCACCGAGCCGCCGTCCCTGTCGGACCCTCTCCCTCGAGCGTCGCCGTTCCTGCTGCGACGAGTGACACCGCCGACAGAGCGCACGATCCGCTCGGTGCCGCGCGTGCGCTCGCGAACCAAGGAGCCCTGGCCGAGGCACGAACGCTGGTCGAGGAGGCGCTGAGCAGCCCGTCCGCGGACGCCTTCCACCTGCTCGGCATGATCTGCCAAGAGGAGGGGCGCTTCGATGAAGCCGAGCGCTGCCTCACGCGCGCGATCTACCTGGACAGCGAACACTACGCGAGCCTCGTCAACATGGCGCTGCTGCGTGAACGCCGCGGAGACCCGAGCGCGGCCCAGTTTCGAGCGCGCGCCAGTCGCCAGCGAATGAAGAGCGGTGAGTCGTGA
- a CDS encoding chemotaxis protein CheW, whose translation MFAETARELFERPAPPGYRSEWTERLSTPEAPAIGPSTTYLTVRVGREWLGIASASCVEVTEARRAFSLAHRTGGAFEGLVNVRGQVVLSVSLRALLDIPAEDGAGARARLVVVEDAEGRFSLRVDEVDGIRRFADSEVLPPPATLSRALLPHVSGMVHDGERVVGLMDGATLFAALARCVA comes from the coding sequence GTGTTCGCCGAGACCGCCCGCGAGCTGTTCGAGCGCCCGGCGCCCCCGGGCTACCGGTCCGAGTGGACGGAGCGACTCTCGACCCCAGAGGCTCCCGCCATCGGCCCGTCGACCACGTATCTCACGGTCCGGGTCGGAAGAGAGTGGCTGGGGATTGCGTCGGCGAGCTGCGTGGAGGTCACCGAAGCCAGACGCGCGTTCTCCTTGGCGCACCGAACCGGAGGCGCCTTCGAGGGCCTCGTCAACGTCCGGGGTCAGGTCGTGTTGTCGGTCTCCCTCCGAGCGCTCCTCGATATCCCGGCCGAAGATGGTGCCGGAGCCCGAGCAAGGCTCGTGGTCGTCGAAGACGCGGAGGGGAGGTTCAGCCTCCGCGTCGACGAGGTCGACGGCATCCGCCGCTTCGCGGACTCGGAGGTCCTCCCCCCGCCAGCCACTCTCTCACGCGCCCTCCTGCCTCACGTCAGCGGCATGGTTCACGATGGAGAGCGCGTCGTGGGCCTGATGGATGGGGCGACGCTGTTCGCGGCGCTCGCGAGGTGCGTCGCATGA
- a CDS encoding metallophosphoesterase, with product MSFGLVSLFAFLAAVGAAWTLRNKFFAIFVGVLLGLEGLVATAYEPHVGALRPLFWGLHVTVFLQILSLTRPALRPAWFRVLVSWPAYYFLAATLLGVFWLPILLVASAPASLPVQLVLSVPFVLAAVGMWQSLVGRESLVPLSLLDALGSEGDVVMRHVAPAPGQDASRPLRIVQITDPHLGPFMSVARLRRIAERAVEREPDLIMLTGDFLTMESQARESYLAEAFAPLAALEGRVFACLGNHDHEALHIVKNALAGAKVKLLVDQSALVDTPAGPVQIVGADYHFRGRHEHLTRLAQTHPRLPGALRLWLLHDPGAFRRIPVGDADLVLSGHTHGGQVGLLSLGGSWTPVWSIAKIPDHGLFARGRDRLYIHRGTGHYGFPLRLGVPSEQSLLEVYFNAPT from the coding sequence ATGAGCTTCGGGCTGGTGTCGCTGTTCGCGTTCCTGGCGGCGGTGGGCGCGGCGTGGACGCTGCGCAACAAGTTCTTCGCCATCTTCGTCGGCGTGCTGCTGGGCCTCGAGGGGCTGGTGGCCACGGCCTACGAGCCTCACGTGGGCGCGCTGCGGCCGCTCTTCTGGGGTCTGCACGTCACGGTGTTCCTGCAGATCCTCTCGCTCACGCGGCCGGCGCTGCGTCCCGCGTGGTTCCGCGTGCTGGTCAGCTGGCCCGCCTACTACTTCTTGGCGGCCACGCTGCTGGGCGTGTTCTGGCTGCCCATCCTCCTGGTGGCCAGCGCGCCGGCCTCGCTGCCCGTGCAGCTGGTGCTGAGCGTGCCCTTCGTGCTGGCGGCGGTGGGCATGTGGCAGTCGCTGGTGGGGCGCGAGTCGCTCGTGCCGCTGTCCCTGTTGGACGCGCTCGGGAGCGAGGGAGACGTGGTCATGCGGCACGTGGCGCCTGCGCCGGGGCAGGACGCATCGCGCCCGCTGCGCATCGTGCAGATCACGGACCCGCACTTGGGGCCCTTCATGAGCGTGGCGCGCCTGCGGCGCATCGCCGAGCGCGCCGTAGAGCGCGAGCCGGACCTCATCATGCTGACCGGCGACTTCCTGACCATGGAGTCGCAGGCGCGCGAGAGCTACTTGGCCGAAGCGTTCGCGCCGCTGGCCGCGCTCGAGGGGCGCGTGTTTGCTTGCCTCGGGAACCACGACCACGAGGCGCTGCACATCGTGAAAAACGCCCTGGCCGGCGCGAAGGTGAAGCTGCTGGTGGACCAGAGCGCGCTGGTGGACACGCCCGCGGGACCCGTGCAGATCGTGGGCGCGGACTACCACTTCCGCGGCCGCCACGAACACCTCACCCGGTTGGCCCAGACGCACCCGCGCCTGCCCGGCGCCCTGCGCCTCTGGCTGCTGCACGACCCGGGGGCCTTCCGCCGCATCCCGGTGGGTGACGCGGACCTGGTGCTGAGTGGTCACACGCACGGCGGCCAGGTGGGCCTGCTCTCGCTCGGTGGAAGCTGGACGCCCGTGTGGTCCATCGCGAAGATCCCCGATCACGGCCTCTTCGCCCGCGGGCGCGACCGGCTGTACATCCACCGCGGCACGGGGCACTACGGGTTCCCGCTGCGCCTGGGCGTGCCGTCCGAGCAGAGCCTCTTGGAGGTCTACTTCAACGCTCCCACCTGA
- the polA gene encoding DNA polymerase I translates to MARDRVVLVDGSALLYRAFFALPSSLATSAGVPTNATFGFATMCRKVFAGKRPAFGAVVFDAPGATFREERFPAYKAQRPSMPAELRAQLADVDRVVHAFGLPSLRVSGYEADDVIATLTREALEAGHEVHIVSGDKDFAQLVGEHVRLVDTMRDVTYDAELVRKKWGVPPAQMRDYQALVGDKVDNVPGVPGIGAKTAVTLLDRFGTLEGVLAGTAELKGKQRENLEEYAEQARLSRELVTLDERAPLPLTLAETRLGEPDASVVNALFRDLEFFSLLGAEAPALGDAESAPAAVLAETPEALLAFRSAAPEGCALFALYAGPTPVAAELYGVALAAGTEALFVPVGGADPDAANDAGSPLRAALATALSDASWPKRVHDARDTYAVLAQHGLPLTGVVLDSQLASYLIDPTAHLPHELEQVARAFLQRVLPSLAAPEGAPTKRARPTLSDTDPGARAVFACSRALALEELRAPLEALLTEQDQARVMRDLELPLARVLADMQCAGVRVDAAALSALSTEFEERKAAIEAEIFELAGRPFNLASTKQLGEVLFDELKLPVQKRTKTGYSTDAEVLERLAPKHPIAEKILRQRELAKLINTYTEVLRAAIHPRTGRVHCTFQQTASASGRLITTEPDLQRTPIRSEDGKRIRAAFLPREGWVMVSADWSQIELRLLAHLSADPALMAAFRDEVDVHRRTASEIFRCTPEEVTRAQRNVGKTVNFATIYGQGATALAQGLGVTRNEAKAYIERYFEVYGGVRTWLDQSIAGAHEHGYVDTMVGRRRKIPELTSGDPATRAYGERIAANTPIQGSAADLCKLAMLGIARRVREEGLAAAMVLQIHDELLFEVEPSDLPRLLPIVRHEMEHVWPALRVPLVVDLGHGASWEEAHG, encoded by the coding sequence ATGGCTCGTGACCGTGTCGTCTTGGTCGATGGGAGCGCGCTGCTCTACCGGGCGTTCTTCGCGCTGCCCAGCAGCCTCGCCACGTCGGCGGGGGTGCCCACCAACGCCACCTTCGGCTTCGCCACCATGTGCCGCAAGGTCTTCGCGGGGAAGCGCCCGGCGTTCGGTGCCGTGGTCTTCGACGCGCCGGGGGCCACCTTCCGCGAGGAGCGCTTCCCGGCCTACAAGGCACAGCGCCCCTCCATGCCGGCGGAGCTGCGCGCGCAGCTCGCCGACGTGGACCGTGTGGTGCATGCCTTCGGGCTCCCCAGCCTCCGCGTGAGCGGCTACGAGGCCGACGACGTGATCGCGACGCTCACCCGCGAGGCCCTCGAGGCCGGGCACGAGGTGCACATCGTGTCGGGCGACAAGGACTTCGCGCAGCTGGTGGGGGAGCACGTGCGGCTCGTGGACACCATGCGCGACGTCACCTACGACGCCGAGCTGGTACGCAAGAAGTGGGGCGTGCCGCCCGCGCAGATGCGCGACTACCAGGCGCTGGTGGGCGACAAGGTGGACAACGTGCCCGGCGTGCCGGGCATCGGCGCGAAGACGGCCGTCACGCTGCTCGACCGCTTCGGCACGCTCGAGGGGGTGCTGGCCGGCACCGCTGAGCTCAAGGGCAAGCAGCGCGAGAACCTCGAGGAGTACGCCGAGCAGGCACGCCTCTCGCGTGAGCTGGTGACGCTGGACGAGCGCGCGCCGCTGCCGCTGACGCTGGCCGAGACGCGCCTCGGGGAGCCGGATGCGAGCGTGGTCAACGCGCTCTTCCGCGACCTGGAATTCTTCTCGCTGCTGGGGGCCGAGGCACCTGCGCTGGGTGATGCCGAGAGCGCCCCGGCGGCGGTGCTGGCCGAGACGCCCGAGGCGCTGCTCGCGTTCCGCAGCGCCGCTCCTGAGGGCTGCGCGCTGTTCGCCCTCTACGCCGGGCCTACGCCGGTGGCCGCCGAACTCTATGGTGTAGCGCTGGCGGCCGGGACCGAGGCGCTGTTCGTGCCTGTGGGTGGCGCCGATCCGGACGCTGCCAACGACGCGGGCTCCCCGCTGCGCGCTGCGCTGGCGACTGCGCTCTCGGACGCGAGCTGGCCCAAGCGCGTTCACGACGCACGCGACACGTATGCGGTGCTGGCGCAGCACGGCCTGCCGCTCACGGGAGTGGTGCTGGACTCGCAGCTCGCGTCGTATCTCATCGACCCGACCGCGCACCTGCCGCACGAGCTCGAGCAGGTGGCGCGCGCGTTCCTGCAGCGCGTGCTGCCCTCCCTCGCGGCGCCGGAGGGTGCGCCCACCAAGCGCGCGCGGCCCACGCTGAGCGACACGGATCCCGGCGCGCGTGCCGTGTTCGCGTGCTCCCGAGCGCTGGCCCTCGAGGAGCTGCGCGCACCGCTCGAGGCGCTGCTGACCGAGCAAGACCAAGCGCGGGTCATGCGCGACCTCGAGCTGCCGCTCGCACGGGTGCTCGCCGACATGCAGTGCGCTGGCGTGCGCGTGGACGCGGCGGCGCTGTCCGCGCTGAGCACCGAGTTCGAGGAGCGCAAGGCCGCCATCGAGGCGGAGATCTTCGAGCTCGCCGGGCGCCCCTTCAACCTGGCGTCCACCAAGCAGCTGGGCGAGGTGCTGTTCGACGAGCTGAAGCTGCCGGTGCAGAAGCGCACCAAGACGGGCTACAGCACGGACGCCGAGGTGCTGGAGCGCCTCGCCCCGAAGCACCCCATCGCGGAGAAGATCCTGCGCCAGCGCGAGCTCGCGAAGCTCATCAACACCTACACGGAGGTGCTGCGCGCAGCCATCCATCCGCGCACGGGGCGCGTGCACTGCACCTTCCAGCAGACGGCCAGCGCGTCGGGGCGGCTCATCACCACCGAGCCGGACCTGCAGCGCACCCCCATCCGCAGCGAGGACGGCAAGCGCATCCGCGCGGCCTTCCTGCCACGCGAGGGCTGGGTGATGGTGTCGGCGGACTGGAGCCAGATCGAGCTGCGCCTGCTGGCTCACCTGTCCGCCGACCCGGCGCTCATGGCGGCCTTCCGCGACGAGGTGGACGTGCACCGCCGCACGGCCTCGGAGATCTTCCGCTGCACCCCGGAGGAGGTCACGCGCGCCCAGCGCAACGTGGGCAAGACCGTGAACTTCGCCACCATCTACGGCCAGGGCGCCACCGCGCTCGCCCAGGGGCTGGGGGTCACGCGCAACGAGGCCAAGGCCTACATCGAGCGCTACTTCGAGGTCTACGGCGGCGTGCGCACCTGGCTGGACCAGAGCATCGCGGGCGCGCACGAACACGGCTACGTGGACACCATGGTGGGCCGCCGGCGCAAGATTCCAGAGCTCACCAGCGGCGACCCGGCCACGCGGGCGTACGGCGAGCGCATCGCGGCCAACACACCCATCCAGGGCTCGGCGGCGGACCTCTGCAAGCTGGCCATGCTGGGCATCGCGCGCCGCGTGCGCGAAGAGGGCCTCGCGGCGGCGATGGTGCTGCAGATCCACGACGAGCTGCTGTTCGAGGTGGAGCCCAGCGACCTGCCGCGGCTCCTGCCCATCGTGCGCCACGAGATGGAGCACGTGTGGCCCGCGCTGCGGGTGCCGCTGGTGGTGGACCTGGGGCACGGCGCCTCGTGGGAAGAGGCACACGGATGA